GCCGTATTCCCAGACGAAGTTTTCCATAAACTGGCTCGGCAGCTCGACCGCATCCCATTCCACGCCGTTGATGCCGGATACGCCGAGCTCTTCCACTTGCGTGAGCAGGTGGTGCAGGCCGTGGCCGGTTTCGTGGAAGAGGGTCAGGATTTCGTCGTGGCTCAAACGTGCTTCCCTGCCGCCGACGGGCGGGGTGAAATTGCATACCAGATAGGCTGTCGGCGTTTGGATTTGGCCGGCTTTCGCGCCGTCTGCAAAACGGCGGCGGCCTTTGTAGTCGTTCATCCATGCGCCGCCGCGTTTGCCTTCGCGGGCGTAGAGGTCCATATACACGCCGCCGATAATCGCGCCGCCGTTTTCCAATTCGAAATAACGCACGTCTTTATGCCAGACCGGTACGTTTTTTTCGATGAAGTTGACACCGTACAAACGGTTGATTTGGGCAAACAGGCCGGACAGGACGCGGCTGACGGGGAAGTATTTTTTGACTTCGGTTTCGCTGAAGGCATATTTGGCTTGGCGCAGCTTTTCGCCGGCATAGGTCAAATCCCACGGCTGCGGGTCGTCCAAGCCCAAGTGTTCGGCGGCGAAGGTGCGTACTTCCGCCAAATCTTTTTCGGCAAACGGTTTGGCGCGGGCGGCCAGATTGCGTAAAAACGCCAATACCTGATCGGGGGTGTCCGCCATTTTGGTGGCGAGCGACAATTCGGCGTAATTTCGGAAACCTAAGAGTTTGGCGGTTTGCAGCGCGATTTCCAGCGTGCGGTTGATGTTGGCGGTGTTGTCGAATTTGCCGTCGTTGCTCAATTCGCTGGCGCGGGTAACGTAGGCGCGGTAAATCTGTTCGCGCAAACCGCGGTTGTCGGCATAAGTCATCACGGCAATATAGTGGGGCATTTGCAGGCCGACTTTGTAGCCGTTTTTGCCTTCTGCTTCAGCGGCGGCGGCAAACATCGCCAGCGCGTCTTCGGGAATGCCCGCCAGCGGTTCGGCATGGTCGAAATAGAGGGCGAACGCATCGGTCGCATCGAGTACGTTTTGTGAGAATTGGGCGGAAAGCTGCGCGCCTTCGGTTTGCAGTGCCGCCAGTTCGGCCTGCTGTTCGGGCGGCAGCTCCGCGCCGCTCAATACGAAATCGCGCAGGTCGTGGTTGAGTTTGGTCTGCTGTGCGTCCGACAGCTTGGCAAATTCGGGGGCGGCTTTGATGGCTTTGAAGCGTTCGTACAATCCGATGTCTTGGCCGATTTCGGTGAAAAAGAGGGTGACTTCGGGCATAAGTTCGTTGTACACCGCCCGCAGTTCGGGGGTGTCGACCACGGAGTTCAAATGCGCGACCACGCCCCAAATGCGGCCGACGCGTTCGGTAATGTCGGTCAGGCGTTCCACTGTGTTGAGCCAAGTGGTATCGGCTTCTTTTTTAATGTCGGCGATTTGCGCGCGCGCTTCTGCAATCGCGGTTTGCAGTGCGGGTTTGATGTGTCCGGTTTTGATTTCGTCGAAACGCGGCTCGTCGCCGAGGTTTAACAGGATATTGTCGGTCATGGGAATCCTTTGTGTGGTGTGTTGGGGTAGGAAACAAATGTATAGTCATTTAAAATAAGAATGATACAGCGTTGCTTTGCCTTGCCGTACTATGTGTACTGTCTGCGACTTCGCTGCCTTGTCTCATTCTTATTTTATTCGACTATATTTTGCCCTCTGATGGGGTCTATATGGGGCGGAAAGAGGAGATTGGAAGTGCAGGGCTTGCAATTAAGCTCTGCTGTTGCGTTAATTTTTGTGTACGCGGCGAGGTTATGCCGTCTGCAAAATGCGTATTCAGTTGCTGCTCGGGTTCAGCAGGCGGTATTGTACGCGCAGAAATTCGTCCAGCACCGCCTGCTGGATTTCCAAGCGTTTTTCTACCGGCGCAGCAAAGCGCACGATGATTTTATAGACTTTGTCATCGAACGGTACGCGTGTAATGCGCGGCTGTGCGGCGGGGGTGATGAAGAGTTTTTCGGTTTGGACGTTTTTCAGATAGCGGGAAACATTTTGGATATGCGGTTGGCACATCGGCTCGAGAATGGTTTTCAGCGGCGGAATGATGGCATC
The nucleotide sequence above comes from Neisseria animalis. Encoded proteins:
- a CDS encoding M3 family metallopeptidase codes for the protein MTDNILLNLGDEPRFDEIKTGHIKPALQTAIAEARAQIADIKKEADTTWLNTVERLTDITERVGRIWGVVAHLNSVVDTPELRAVYNELMPEVTLFFTEIGQDIGLYERFKAIKAAPEFAKLSDAQQTKLNHDLRDFVLSGAELPPEQQAELAALQTEGAQLSAQFSQNVLDATDAFALYFDHAEPLAGIPEDALAMFAAAAEAEGKNGYKVGLQMPHYIAVMTYADNRGLREQIYRAYVTRASELSNDGKFDNTANINRTLEIALQTAKLLGFRNYAELSLATKMADTPDQVLAFLRNLAARAKPFAEKDLAEVRTFAAEHLGLDDPQPWDLTYAGEKLRQAKYAFSETEVKKYFPVSRVLSGLFAQINRLYGVNFIEKNVPVWHKDVRYFELENGGAIIGGVYMDLYAREGKRGGAWMNDYKGRRRFADGAKAGQIQTPTAYLVCNFTPPVGGREARLSHDEILTLFHETGHGLHHLLTQVEELGVSGINGVEWDAVELPSQFMENFVWEYGVLAEMSAHEDDGAALPRELFDKMLAAKNFQRGMFLVRQMEFALFDMLIHSETDAGRLQNWAEVLQRVRQEVAVVQPPEYNRFAQSFGHIFAGGYSAGYYSYAWAEVLSADAYAAFEESDDLRATGKQFWREILAVGGSRSAAESFQAFRGREPSIDALLRHSGFDGEAA